In Nitrospira sp., one DNA window encodes the following:
- a CDS encoding GTP-binding protein yields MAKAKFERKKPHVNIGTIGHVDHGKTTLTAALTKVCADRGLAKFIP; encoded by the coding sequence ATGGCGAAGGCGAAATTTGAGCGGAAGAAGCCGCATGTGAACATTGGGACGATCGGGCACGTGGACCACGGGAAAACCACGTTGACCGCCGCCTTGACCAAGGTGTGCGCCGATCGCGGGCTGGCGAAGTTCATTCCGT